DNA sequence from the Syntrophales bacterium genome:
GGGAGGACGGGGCACCGCTGGCCACTTTCAGGTACGTGGTTATGGGAACCGTCGGGGCCTGTTTTTATCTGCTGGGAGTGGGCTATCTCTACCTGGCAACCGGTTCACTCAATATTGCCGACCTTGCCAAGATTTTGCCCAGTATTTACAGTTCCAAGGTAGTCCTGGTTGCCTTTGCCTTCTTTATGGTTGGTGTAGCTATAAAGATGGCGCTTTTCCCATTGCATGCATGGCTCCCCGATGCGTATACCCTGGCACCTTCAACAAGCAGTGCTCTAATAGCTCCATTGACAACCAAGATCGCTGTCTATGTCATGATAAGGATACTGTTTACCGTTTTTGACCCCGACTTTTCCATCATTATGACTCACACAACGGACATTATGGTCTGGGCCGGTATTTTAGCTATCTTTGCCGGCGCAATCATGGCGCTTGCTCAGACGGACTTCAAAAGAATGTTGTGTTACATTGTTGTGGCCGAAATTGGATATATGGTGGGTGGAGTAGGTCTTGCCAATACCATAGCTATTAAAGGAGCAATCCTCCATATTATAAATGATGCCGTTATGACCCTTGGAGTTTTTACTGTAGCCGGTATCGTATGCTATCGTATGAAAAGCCACAATATCTCCGATTTTAATGCCCTCTTCAAAAAAATGCCCTTTACCATGACTGCACTTGTTGTAGCCGCTCTTTCAATGATAGGCGTACCTCCAACATGCGGGTTCTTCAGTAAGTGGTACCTTCTTCAGGGTGCCGTAGTCGCCGGTTCCTGGACATTTGTCATTGCACTGCTCGTATCCAGCCTGGTTAATGTCGTGCTCTTTTTCCGGATTTTTGAAATCGGGTATGTTTTCCATGAAAGCCATGATGGGCATGATTCTCACGCCCATGGAGACGGGGCGTCAGTGATTGAAGAGGCCCCTTTAAGCATGTTGATTCCTACGATGATAGTTGCTGTTGGAATTGTCCTTATCGGCATTTATAATCAGCCCATATTGATAAACATAATTCAGCTTGCTGTCCCTAAGTTGTAACTCACAGAAAAGGAATCCCTCCTTTATAACCACTTCAAAACAAGGGCGAGACCTTTGAAAATATAATTCTTCGATGCTCAAAACATTTTTTCGACAATTCTAAATCTCGCTCCACTGCAAATCCAAAACTCGCTCTTCGAGCTCAAACAGTTGGATTTGCGGTCGTTCCGCTGCGATTTGAATCGTTACCGAAAAAATCTTGATTCGCTCTCAGAATCTCATATTCCCAAATTTCTATGCAGCTTTTGGTGGG
Encoded proteins:
- a CDS encoding monovalent cation/H+ antiporter subunit D family protein, yielding MTEQAPILIIVIPLMFSIVTPLIGLWKKDLCYPWVILGITLSVLYSIITLKTVLCTGVIHYYVGGWMPPWGIECVIDYLNAPMMLLISGISLLVAVYSRKSIEQELPGKTPYFYTIFLLQVSGFLGIVITGDLFNLFVFLEIASLAGYALIAVGEDGAPLATFRYVVMGTVGACFYLLGVGYLYLATGSLNIADLAKILPSIYSSKVVLVAFAFFMVGVAIKMALFPLHAWLPDAYTLAPSTSSALIAPLTTKIAVYVMIRILFTVFDPDFSIIMTHTTDIMVWAGILAIFAGAIMALAQTDFKRMLCYIVVAEIGYMVGGVGLANTIAIKGAILHIINDAVMTLGVFTVAGIVCYRMKSHNISDFNALFKKMPFTMTALVVAALSMIGVPPTCGFFSKWYLLQGAVVAGSWTFVIALLVSSLVNVVLFFRIFEIGYVFHESHDGHDSHAHGDGASVIEEAPLSMLIPTMIVAVGIVLIGIYNQPILINIIQLAVPKL